TTAATAAATAATTATAGTTTATAAAAAATTTAAATAATTTATAAAAGAAGATAAGTATATCAAAAATTATCTTCTTTTTTTATTGTACTATTTTAGTTGTTATATTTCTAATAATATAGCTTTATAATGTAAATAAAGCGCTTTTAAATAAATAAATTTTTGTGAAAAATAAAATTACAAGTGTATGCCATAAAAATGTCAAATTAAAATAGTAGAATAGTGAAAAATTTTTAAAAAAACTAAAAAATACCTTTCCTAGAAATAAATATAGTACTATAAGGAAAAATGGAAGGAATTATATGAAATTAATTTTACTATAACTGCGGGGTGTTATATGAAAGAAAATCAAGTCATTTTGAAAAAAAGGGAAAGATTTTTTTTAGAAGATAAGTTTTATTTGATTTCAAAAGGAAGTGTAGAAGTAGGTAATAATATAAATTTAGAAGATATAAATACTAATAGTAAAAAAGGAGGAGTAGATATTGTAGCATCTGTAGGACAAGCAGGAGAGATAGGAGTTACAGGAACAATAGCAGATAAATTAGATAAAAAAGTAGTTACATCATCAGCTATTGTAGTAGAGAATTTAAGTAATAATGGAAATATTACTATTGATAGAGAAAAGAGGGAAAATAAAGATATAGAAAGAGATGAGAAAAATATAGAAAAAATAATTGAAAATAGTTCTAGCAAAGGGGGAACTTTTTTAATAATTGGTCCTGTTAAAGCAGGTGCTAATGCTACAAAATCTCATAGAACAGGTAGCTATGATGTAAATTAAGCAAGAGGAGGTAATAAAATATTGAAATTGGAGTATATAGATGAAGGAAAAGGTGAAGTAATAGTGTTTGTTCACTCTTACCTTTGGGATAAAGAGATGTGGAGACCTCAAGTTGAACATTTAAAAGAAAAATATAGATGTATATCAATAGATTTACCAGGACATGGAGATTCTTCTAATTTAGAAAATATAGGTAGTAACGAAGTGATATCAAGTATTTCTTTAGCTATATCTGAATTGCTTTCAAATTTAAATATAAGTAGTTATACTTATATAGGATTATCTATTGGTGGAATGTTAGCAATACCATTGTATAGAATAGATAAAAAAAAATAA
Above is a window of Fusobacterium mortiferum ATCC 9817 DNA encoding:
- a CDS encoding alpha/beta fold hydrolase, with protein sequence MKLEYIDEGKGEVIVFVHSYLWDKEMWRPQVEHLKEKYRCISIDLPGHGDSSNLENIGSNEVISSISLAISELLSNLNISSYTYIGLSIGGMLAIPLYRIDKKK